From one Suricata suricatta isolate VVHF042 chromosome 8, meerkat_22Aug2017_6uvM2_HiC, whole genome shotgun sequence genomic stretch:
- the SLC9A3R2 gene encoding Na(+)/H(+) exchange regulatory cofactor NHE-RF2 isoform X2 gives MARSGNAAPAAPAPGAPPRSPSWGRVQDVSGPPRERELRPRLCHLRKGPQGYGFNLHSDKSRPGQYIRSVDPGSPAAHSGLRAQDRLIEVNGQNVEGLRHAEVVASIKAREAEARLLVVDPETDEHFKRMRVTPTEEHVEGPLPSPVTNGTSPAQLNGGSACSSRSDLPGLDKDTEDSSTWKRDPFQESGLHLSPTAAEAKEKARATRVNKRAPQMDWNRKREIFSNF, from the exons ATGGCCCGCTCTGGGAATGCCGCAccagcagccccagccccaggagcccctccacgGAGCCCATCCTGGGGACGTGTGCAG GATGTCAGTGGACCCCCGAGGGAGAGGGAGCTACGCCCTCGGCTCTGCCACCTACGAAAGGGCCCCCAGGGCTATGGGTTCAACCTGCACAGTGACAAGTCCCGGCCAGGACAGTATATCCGCTCTGTGGACCCGGGCTCGCCTGCCGCTCACTCTGGCCTCCGCGCCCAGGACCGACTCATTGAG GTGAACGGGCAGAACGTGGAGGGGCTGCGCCACGCAGAGGTGGTCGCCAGCATCAAGGCGCGGGAGGCGGAGGCCCGGTTGCTGGTGGTGGACCCCGAGACGGATGAGCACTTCAAGCGGATGCGGGTCACGCCCACCGAGGAGCACGTGGAAG GTCCACTGCCGTCACCAGTCACCAACGGGACCAGCCCTGCCCAg CTCAATGGTGGCTCAGCGTGTTCGTCCCGAAGTGACCTGCCTGGCCTAGACAAGGACACTGAG GACAGCAGCACCTGGAAACGTGACCCCTTTCAGGAGAGTGGCCTCCACCTGAGCCCCACGGCAGCCGAGGCCAAGGAGAAGGCCAGAGCCACCCGGGTCAACAAGCGGGCACCGCAGATGGACTGGAACCGGAAGCGTGAGATCTTCAGCAACTTCTGA
- the SLC9A3R2 gene encoding Na(+)/H(+) exchange regulatory cofactor NHE-RF2 isoform X3: MPEDVSGPPRERELRPRLCHLRKGPQGYGFNLHSDKSRPGQYIRSVDPGSPAAHSGLRAQDRLIEVNGQNVEGLRHAEVVASIKAREAEARLLVVDPETDEHFKRMRVTPTEEHVEGPLPSPVTNGTSPAQLNGGSACSSRSDLPGLDKDTEDSSTWKRDPFQESGLHLSPTAAEAKEKARATRVNKRAPQMDWNRKREIFSNF; this comes from the exons ATGCCAGAG GATGTCAGTGGACCCCCGAGGGAGAGGGAGCTACGCCCTCGGCTCTGCCACCTACGAAAGGGCCCCCAGGGCTATGGGTTCAACCTGCACAGTGACAAGTCCCGGCCAGGACAGTATATCCGCTCTGTGGACCCGGGCTCGCCTGCCGCTCACTCTGGCCTCCGCGCCCAGGACCGACTCATTGAG GTGAACGGGCAGAACGTGGAGGGGCTGCGCCACGCAGAGGTGGTCGCCAGCATCAAGGCGCGGGAGGCGGAGGCCCGGTTGCTGGTGGTGGACCCCGAGACGGATGAGCACTTCAAGCGGATGCGGGTCACGCCCACCGAGGAGCACGTGGAAG GTCCACTGCCGTCACCAGTCACCAACGGGACCAGCCCTGCCCAg CTCAATGGTGGCTCAGCGTGTTCGTCCCGAAGTGACCTGCCTGGCCTAGACAAGGACACTGAG GACAGCAGCACCTGGAAACGTGACCCCTTTCAGGAGAGTGGCCTCCACCTGAGCCCCACGGCAGCCGAGGCCAAGGAGAAGGCCAGAGCCACCCGGGTCAACAAGCGGGCACCGCAGATGGACTGGAACCGGAAGCGTGAGATCTTCAGCAACTTCTGA
- the NTHL1 gene encoding endonuclease III-like protein 1 isoform X1, giving the protein MNATGVRMMTRSRSRGPGAGPRGRREKAAALQRGEAAAEGRKSHSPARRQRKTQKLNVAYEASDHQEGEDTRSLTAPSWEPRDWQQQLLNIRIMRSGKDAPVDWLGAEHCYDSSAPPKQVRRYQVLLSLMLSSQTKDQVTAGAMQRLRARGLTVDSILQTDDSTLGTLIYPVGFWRNKVKYIKQTSAILQQRYGGDIPASVAELVALPGVGPKMAHLAMAVAWGTVSGIAVDTHVHRIANRLGWTRTATKSPEKTRAALEEWLPRELWSEINGLLVGFGQQTCLPVHPRCQGCLNRTLCPAARGL; this is encoded by the exons ATGAACGCGACGGGCGTGAGGATGATGACCAGGAGCCGCAGCCGGGGCCCGGGGGCCGGGCCGCGGGGGCGTCGGGAGAAAGCCGCGGCGCTCCAGAGGGGAGAGGCGGCTGCAG aaggaaggaagagccaCAGCCCTGCAAGGCGTCAgcggaagacacagaaactgaatgTGGCCTATGAGGCCTCAGATCACCAGGAAGGAGAAGACACCAGATCCCTGACGGCACCAAGCTGGGAGCCCCGGGACTGGCAGCAGCAGCTGCTCAACATCCGAATCATGAGGAGCGGGAAGGACGCACCTGTGGACTGGCTGGGGGCTGAGCACTGCTATGACTCCAGCGCACCCCCAAAG CAGGTGCGGAGGTACCAGGTCCTGCTGTCACTGATGCTTTCCAGCCAAACCAAAGACCAGGTGACAGCGGGTGCCATGCAGCGGCTGCGGGCTCGGGGCCTGACAGTGGACAGCATCCTGCAGACGGATGACAGCACACTGGGCACGCTCATCTACCCCGTCGGCTTCTGGAGG AACAAGGTGAAATACATCAAGCAGACCAGTGCCATCCTGCAGCAGCGCTACGGCGGGGACATCCCGGCTTCTGTGGCAGAGCTGGTGGCACTGCCAGGCGTTGGACCCAAGATGGCACACTTGGCCATGGCGGTGGCCTGGGGTACCGTGTCAGGCATCG CGGTGGACACGCACGTGCACAGAATTGCCAACAGACTCGGGTGGACCAGGACAGCGACCAAGTCCCCGGAGAAGACCCGTGCTGCCCTGGAGGAGTGGCTGCCCCG GGAGCTGTGGAGTGAGATCAACGGACTGTTGGTGGGCTTCGGCCAGCAGACTTGTCTGCCCGTCCACCCACGCTGCCAGGGCTGCCTCAACCGGACGCTGTGCCCGGCCGCACGGGGCCTCTGA
- the NTHL1 gene encoding endonuclease III-like protein 1 isoform X2, which produces MNATGVRMMTRSRSRGPGAGPRGRREKAAALQRGEAAAEGRKSHSPARRQRKTQKLNVAYEASDHQEGEDTRSLTAPSWEPRDWQQQLLNIRIMRSGKDAPVDWLGAEHCYDSSAPPKVRRYQVLLSLMLSSQTKDQVTAGAMQRLRARGLTVDSILQTDDSTLGTLIYPVGFWRNKVKYIKQTSAILQQRYGGDIPASVAELVALPGVGPKMAHLAMAVAWGTVSGIAVDTHVHRIANRLGWTRTATKSPEKTRAALEEWLPRELWSEINGLLVGFGQQTCLPVHPRCQGCLNRTLCPAARGL; this is translated from the exons ATGAACGCGACGGGCGTGAGGATGATGACCAGGAGCCGCAGCCGGGGCCCGGGGGCCGGGCCGCGGGGGCGTCGGGAGAAAGCCGCGGCGCTCCAGAGGGGAGAGGCGGCTGCAG aaggaaggaagagccaCAGCCCTGCAAGGCGTCAgcggaagacacagaaactgaatgTGGCCTATGAGGCCTCAGATCACCAGGAAGGAGAAGACACCAGATCCCTGACGGCACCAAGCTGGGAGCCCCGGGACTGGCAGCAGCAGCTGCTCAACATCCGAATCATGAGGAGCGGGAAGGACGCACCTGTGGACTGGCTGGGGGCTGAGCACTGCTATGACTCCAGCGCACCCCCAAAG GTGCGGAGGTACCAGGTCCTGCTGTCACTGATGCTTTCCAGCCAAACCAAAGACCAGGTGACAGCGGGTGCCATGCAGCGGCTGCGGGCTCGGGGCCTGACAGTGGACAGCATCCTGCAGACGGATGACAGCACACTGGGCACGCTCATCTACCCCGTCGGCTTCTGGAGG AACAAGGTGAAATACATCAAGCAGACCAGTGCCATCCTGCAGCAGCGCTACGGCGGGGACATCCCGGCTTCTGTGGCAGAGCTGGTGGCACTGCCAGGCGTTGGACCCAAGATGGCACACTTGGCCATGGCGGTGGCCTGGGGTACCGTGTCAGGCATCG CGGTGGACACGCACGTGCACAGAATTGCCAACAGACTCGGGTGGACCAGGACAGCGACCAAGTCCCCGGAGAAGACCCGTGCTGCCCTGGAGGAGTGGCTGCCCCG GGAGCTGTGGAGTGAGATCAACGGACTGTTGGTGGGCTTCGGCCAGCAGACTTGTCTGCCCGTCCACCCACGCTGCCAGGGCTGCCTCAACCGGACGCTGTGCCCGGCCGCACGGGGCCTCTGA